GCGACTTTTATATCATTACTCATTCCAGTTGCTATTTTAGGTGTACCATTGACAGACACGCTAGCATCCATTATTAGACGCTTACTTAACCGACAGGCCATTAGTCAGAAGGATCGTGGCCATCTTCATCATCGTTTATTGAAGCTAGGCTTCAACCACCGCCAGACCGTGCTCGTTATATACGCTCTAGGCATTATTTTTTCCTTAACAGCGATGTTGTATCCCTTATCTTCATTTTGGGGATCAATTATTTTAACGTTAGGCTTGTTATTTGGAATGATCTTATTTATTGCTTCTTTTAACTTGATTGGTAAGGAAGAAAATAGCTTAAAACGATTCCTACAAAAAATAATAGGTAGTCCAGACAAAAAGGACTGAACCACTCTGAGGTAATGAGAGAGTGGTTCAGTCCTTTTTAGTCTTCATCATCTTCGTCGCTGTCTTCCTCAATCTGTTGTGAGACTGCTTGTTCAACATATTGTACGTCTTCTGCTTCGAAGGTAATTTGTCCATTCATCAGATCAATGAGTTCAGCTTGAAACTGGTCCACTTCAGCTGTTTTAACACCCACTTTAAAGCTAACCGTATCGGTATAGATGGTGTCAATAAGGGGATAAGTAGACTGTAATAAATAATTTTCTAATTTGCCAGAAGCCGAATAACTTACCGTACAAACAAGAGGTATCTGTAAGGACCGTTCGACTAGTCCAATGGAACGAAGGGCAGATGAAACGGATTTTCCGTAAGCACGAATCAGTCCACCGGCTCCTAATTTAGTACCACCGAAATAGCGAGTCACTACTGCTGCGACATAGCGTAAATCATTCTTTTTTAGAACTTCAAGCATAGGTACACCTGCTGTTCCAGATGGCTCACCATCATCGTGAGCACGTTGGATATGATTGGTATCGCCAATTAAGTAGGCTGAACAATTATGAGTGGCTTTCCAGTGCTCTTTTTTAACCCCTTGGATGAATGCTTTTGCCTCTTCTTCGTCAGTCACACGCTTAAGGCTACAAATAAAACGGGATCCTTTAATAATAATTTCTTCTTGCCCTTCTTGAGAGATGGTTTTGTAGGATTCTAACATGAGTCGTCTCCTTTCCGATTTTTCATAGATTTATTTTAGCATATTTAAGAAAATTAAACGAAAGTGATAAAATATTTAATAAAACGTAAAATCTTTCCAGGCGTCCTATTTTGTTTTATTATAAGGTATAATAGCTTGTGAAACCGAAAGGCTTAGAATGAGGTGTAATAGTGAACTTAGAAAATTTATTGAATCACTTAACTATAAAAAAAATAACGGGTGAATTGTCTGATCAACCAATTCAAAAAATAACACAAGATACACGAGAAGTAGAGGCTGGAGATATCTTTATTTGTATTGAAGGAAGTAATTTTGATGGTCACCAATATGCTGCAACTGCGATTGAAAAAGGTGCTATTGCCGTTATCGCAAGAAAAACAGTTGAAACTAACGGGTCTGTACCGATTATTTATGTCAATAATACAGATAAGGCAATGGCAATTCTAGCTAATGCTTTCTATGATTTTCCGAGTAACCAGTTTCAATTAGTGGGTGTTACGGGGACAAATGGGAAAACAACCATTTCCTTTATTATCGAGGCAATTATGAAGTGTCTTAAAAAAGGGACAGGATTGATTGGAACTGTCGGCATCCAAATTAATGACGATTTTTATCCAACTAAAAACACAACACCAGACAGCATTACGCTCCAACGTGTTCTAAAACAAATGCGAGAAGAAGCGGTGGACTTATGTGCTATGGAAGTATCTTCGCAAGCACTGGTTAAAGGTCGCGTTTGGGGTGTGAATTTTGATGTGGCTGTCATGACGAACTTAACCCATGAACATATGGAACTTCATAATACGATGGCAGAATATCGCGAAGCCAAAAAGTTATTATTCTCTCAACTAGGCAATAGCTATAGCCAACCCTTTAACCGACCAAAAGTGGCTGTTTTAAACAAAGACGATGAGACCTTTGAAGGTTATGCGTTAGCAACCGCTGCGGAAGTTATTTCCTACAGTGTTAAGGACAAAGCGGCTGATTTTTTTGCGGACCGTATTCACTATGATGAAGATTCAACTCAATTTGATCTTGTCGTAGGTGATAAGACTTACCCTGTTAAGTCAATCCTAGTCGGAGAGTATAATGTAGCCAATGTATTAGCTGCGATAGCCGCTGTTTACGCGCTAGGTTATGATTTAGAAGCGATTATTACAGCCTATGAAAGCTTTAAAGGTGTTGTTGGTCGAATGGAACTGGTTTCAACAGCCAAGGAAGATGTAAAAGTTTACGTGGATTATGCCCACTCACCAGACGCTATGGAGAAAGTTCTTGAAACAGTCAAAATGATCTCAAAAGGCAAGATTATTTCAGTATTTGGATGCCCAGGTAAACGGGAGGCAGATAAACGACCAATAATGGCTAAAATTGGAGTGGAACAATCCGATTATGCTATTATGACAACCGATGAAACGAAGCAAGATGATCAGTCTCAAATTTGGGAAATGATGAGATCGGGTATACCGGAAGGGATGACTAACTATAGTTATATCGAAAACCGAACCGAAGCAATCTATAAAGCCGTTGAAATGGCAGAGCCTGGTGATATTGTCTTGTTACTTGGAAGGGGTCATGATACCATTTACTACGATGAAAAAGGTAGAATTTATCATTTCTCAGACCAAGAGGCAGCTAGAAACGCCCTTGAGAGAAGGAAACTTATTTAAAAAACCAGCAATAATTGAAGGGAATCGTTTAAATGAAAACAGCAATCGTTACTGATAGTACGTCCTATCTAACGGAAGAGTTAAGGCAGAAGCATGATATTTATATGCTGCCTTTACTAGTCCAAATCGGGATTGACTCTTACCAAGAAGAAATAGACTTATCGGCAACAGAGTTTTATGACATCGTTAGAGAGTCTGAGGATTTTCCAAAAAGTTCGCAGCCAGTTATTGGAAAGACTATTGAAGTGTTTGAAGAATTAGCTAAAGACTATGATGCGATTATTTCTATTCATTTGTCTTCGGGCATTAGTGGCACTTACCAGAGCGTCCATTCGTTAGTAGAAGAATTTACGAACTGCCAAATCTATCCATTTGATTCAGAAAACAGCTGCTACGTTCAAGGTCGCTATGTTCTTGAAGCGGCGCGTTTAGCTAAAAAAGGCATCCATCCTGATCAAATTATCCAACAACTTGAACAAATGAGAAGTCGCTCACAGGCCTACTTTATTGTCGATAATCTGAATAATTTACAAAAGGGAGGCCGTTTATCTGGCAGTGCCGCACTGGTTGGGTCAATGTTGAAGATTAAGCCGATTCTTCATTTTGAAAATAAAGTGATTACCGTATTTGAGAAAATTAGAACGCAAAAGAAAGCAATGGCTCGTATTAATGAACGTTTAGGCGAAGATTTGGCCAAAGTAGATTACCCCGTTATTGCGACCGTTATTCATGCTAATGTTGAAGATAAGGGTCGGGCTTGGATGGGTGAATTAAAAGCTCTGTATCCAGATGTCCGCTTTGAATTGAGCTACTTTGGTCCAGTTATTGGGACTCACCTAGGAGAAGGTGCGTTAGGTTTAACATGGACTGAAGATGTGGAAAGAAACTGCCCAGAACTGTAAGGTGGAATCAGATGAGAGTCTTTGTTGGGATTCAATTCAGCTCAGCGCTGAAAGATGATTTAGAAGCTTACCAAGCTAAGTTAGCTGATTGGTCTGAAAAAGGCCGTTTGACTCGAAAGGAAAACTTTCATTTAACGCTATGTTTTATTGGTGAAATCAGTGAAACCGACTATGTGCAATTATTTAAGCAGTTATCAGAAAAACTAGCTAAGACAGACCGCTTTTCTCTTTTAGGTGGTGAGTGCGGCTATTTTATTAAGAAAAATCGTTATATTCCATGGGTTGGTGTGCTATTAACAGCAGACTTGTTGGCCGTTTTTAAAAAGGTTGAAGCTGTTATAAAAGAAATGGGATTGGCTGTTGAAGACCGGCCCTATACGCCTCATGTAACTATGGCTAGGCAAGTTGTTTTACTGGATGAAGAGAAGTGGTGTCATCAGCCAGTTGCCTTCAATGAGTGTGTGTCTCAAGTGACACTTTTTCAAAGTCATCAAGTGGATGGGCAGCTAGCCTATACGCCCTTAAATCATATTTTATTAAATAAGCAAAAGAGCTGAGGAAAAAAACGTCCTCAGCTCTTTTTTGCGTATTTATTAATAGATGGGAAAAAGGGGGAATCTACATGGAACAGCAACTATATGGACGCGCGATTCTTCAAACAGAATGGCAGGGAAATCAGGTGATACTTGATCAAATTGCAATTAAAACAGCAGCTTTTCAAAAAACAACAAGTGGTTGGCAGTGCCAACGTTGTGGCACAAATCAACAAGAATTTCTAATATCAGGGCCCTGTCATTGTGGTAATCATTGCTTTTACTGTAGTCAATGCTTAGCTATGGGCAAGATTAAACGGTGCAGTTTTTTATACGGTTTAGAGGAGAAAAATGATTTTGTAATCGACCACTTACCTCTTTTGAAATGGGAAGGAAGCTTATCGGCCGAGCAAGAACGGGCCTCTGCTGATTGTTTAAGGAGTTATGATAAAAGGGAACGACGATTAATTTGGGCAGTGGCAGGTGCAGGCAAAACAGAAATGATTTTTCAAGTGATTGCCCGTTGTCTTACAGAAAAAGGGCGAGTGTGTATTGCCTCCCCACGTATTGATGTTTGCCTTGAGTTATATCCACGATTTAAAGCAGCTTTTCCTTATATACCGATTGTCTTATTGCATGGTCAAATCGAGGAAGACTATCAATACAGCCCATTTGTCATTGCGACAACCCATCAATTGTTACGATTTCAGTCTGCCTTTGATTTACTAGTCATTGATGAGGTGGATTCTTTTCCTTACTATAATAATGCTATGCTTAATTTTGCGACAGAAAAAGCGGTGAAAGCAAGCGGTTGTTTGCTCTATTTAACTGCTACACCTCCTCAAAAAATGCAAAAAATGGTTCAAAATAAGCAACTAGCAGCGACTATTTTACCTGGCCGCTATCACGGCTATCCCTTGGTTGAAGCACAGTGCGTCTGGGTGGGAGACTGGCGTAAGGCGATCCGTCAAAAGAAAGGTGGATCCTGTTTAAAGTTGATTGATCGTCATCTAAAAAGTAGCAGACGGTTTATTTTATTTTTACCGCATATTCAACTGATGCTAGAACTAGAAAAACAGTTGAAAGAGACCTACCCAGACAAACGCTTTGCTTCTGTTTCTTCAGAAGACCCCAAGCGAATTGAAAAAGTAGAAGCGATGCGTGCTGAAGCTTATAATTGTTTATTATCTACGACTATTTTAGAAAGAGGCGTTACCTTTCGTGACATTGATGTTTTGGTCTTAGGGGCAGAAGATGCTGTTTTTACTGAATCGTCACTTGTGCAAATTGCTGGCCGTGTTGGACGTCACAGGGATTATCCAAGCGGGTCTGTTTGTTTTGCTCATTATGGTTATACGAAAGCGATGAAGCGAGCCTGCAGACAAATTAAACGGATGAATCAGCGAGCACGAAAAGGAGGCTTGCTCCATGGCGAATTGCTTGATGTGTAATCGACCGCAACGGCAGGGAATCAGTTTGTGGGACATGGTTAATTTTCAACCATTCAGTCCAATAATTGTTTGCGATCGTTGCCAATCAGCGTTTACAGCGATTGAAAAAAATAAAGCCTGTCCGGGCTGCTCGCGACTGCAAAAGGATGATCAATTTTGTGAAGATTGTCAGAAGTGGCGGTTGAGCTACCCAGAAGAGTTTATTCAGCATCAGTCATGTTATCTCTATAACGAAGCCTTAAAAGATTGGCTCCATAACTATAAAATAAAAGGGGATAGTCGTTTGGCGCTTGTTTTCAAAGCAAAGCTAACCGAGATTTATCAGGATTATTCAGATTATGTAGTTGTACCACTGCCTATATCTGAAAAAAGCTATATAGCTAGGGGATTTAATCAGTCAGAGCTGCTGCTAGAAGCTGCAAAAATTCCTTATCAATCTTTGCTGAACAATCATTATGAAGGCGATAAGCAATCACAAAAAAACCGCCAGCAACGTCTGCAATCCGAGCAACCCTTTAGCTGTACTCGTTCGGTAGAGGGCATTCGAAAAGTCTTATTATTTGATGATATTTACACAACCGGCAGAACGTTACTTCATGCGAAGGCGATTCTTTATCAGGCAGGTGTAGAAAAAATTGAATCTTTAACAATTGCACGTTAAATCTGTTTAATCAATTGTAAAATAGGAACGCTTACATTATAATATAGTTAAAGGAACTCTTATGAGTGGTCCATAAGAGTGTCTTTTCTGATGATGAATCAGACGAAAGGAGAGAATGCTATGTTTAAGTACAATGTCCGAGGAGAAAATATCGAGGTTACACAAG
This genomic interval from Jeotgalibaca arthritidis contains the following:
- a CDS encoding YigZ family protein; translated protein: MLESYKTISQEGQEEIIIKGSRFICSLKRVTDEEEAKAFIQGVKKEHWKATHNCSAYLIGDTNHIQRAHDDGEPSGTAGVPMLEVLKKNDLRYVAAVVTRYFGGTKLGAGGLIRAYGKSVSSALRSIGLVERSLQIPLVCTVSYSASGKLENYLLQSTYPLIDTIYTDTVSFKVGVKTAEVDQFQAELIDLMNGQITFEAEDVQYVEQAVSQQIEEDSDEDDED
- a CDS encoding UDP-N-acetylmuramoyl-L-alanyl-D-glutamate--2,6-diaminopimelate ligase, with amino-acid sequence MNLENLLNHLTIKKITGELSDQPIQKITQDTREVEAGDIFICIEGSNFDGHQYAATAIEKGAIAVIARKTVETNGSVPIIYVNNTDKAMAILANAFYDFPSNQFQLVGVTGTNGKTTISFIIEAIMKCLKKGTGLIGTVGIQINDDFYPTKNTTPDSITLQRVLKQMREEAVDLCAMEVSSQALVKGRVWGVNFDVAVMTNLTHEHMELHNTMAEYREAKKLLFSQLGNSYSQPFNRPKVAVLNKDDETFEGYALATAAEVISYSVKDKAADFFADRIHYDEDSTQFDLVVGDKTYPVKSILVGEYNVANVLAAIAAVYALGYDLEAIITAYESFKGVVGRMELVSTAKEDVKVYVDYAHSPDAMEKVLETVKMISKGKIISVFGCPGKREADKRPIMAKIGVEQSDYAIMTTDETKQDDQSQIWEMMRSGIPEGMTNYSYIENRTEAIYKAVEMAEPGDIVLLLGRGHDTIYYDEKGRIYHFSDQEAARNALERRKLI
- a CDS encoding DegV family protein encodes the protein MKTAIVTDSTSYLTEELRQKHDIYMLPLLVQIGIDSYQEEIDLSATEFYDIVRESEDFPKSSQPVIGKTIEVFEELAKDYDAIISIHLSSGISGTYQSVHSLVEEFTNCQIYPFDSENSCYVQGRYVLEAARLAKKGIHPDQIIQQLEQMRSRSQAYFIVDNLNNLQKGGRLSGSAALVGSMLKIKPILHFENKVITVFEKIRTQKKAMARINERLGEDLAKVDYPVIATVIHANVEDKGRAWMGELKALYPDVRFELSYFGPVIGTHLGEGALGLTWTEDVERNCPEL
- the thpR gene encoding RNA 2',3'-cyclic phosphodiesterase, encoding MRVFVGIQFSSALKDDLEAYQAKLADWSEKGRLTRKENFHLTLCFIGEISETDYVQLFKQLSEKLAKTDRFSLLGGECGYFIKKNRYIPWVGVLLTADLLAVFKKVEAVIKEMGLAVEDRPYTPHVTMARQVVLLDEEKWCHQPVAFNECVSQVTLFQSHQVDGQLAYTPLNHILLNKQKS
- a CDS encoding DEAD/DEAH box helicase — its product is MEQQLYGRAILQTEWQGNQVILDQIAIKTAAFQKTTSGWQCQRCGTNQQEFLISGPCHCGNHCFYCSQCLAMGKIKRCSFLYGLEEKNDFVIDHLPLLKWEGSLSAEQERASADCLRSYDKRERRLIWAVAGAGKTEMIFQVIARCLTEKGRVCIASPRIDVCLELYPRFKAAFPYIPIVLLHGQIEEDYQYSPFVIATTHQLLRFQSAFDLLVIDEVDSFPYYNNAMLNFATEKAVKASGCLLYLTATPPQKMQKMVQNKQLAATILPGRYHGYPLVEAQCVWVGDWRKAIRQKKGGSCLKLIDRHLKSSRRFILFLPHIQLMLELEKQLKETYPDKRFASVSSEDPKRIEKVEAMRAEAYNCLLSTTILERGVTFRDIDVLVLGAEDAVFTESSLVQIAGRVGRHRDYPSGSVCFAHYGYTKAMKRACRQIKRMNQRARKGGLLHGELLDV
- a CDS encoding ComF family protein, whose translation is MANCLMCNRPQRQGISLWDMVNFQPFSPIIVCDRCQSAFTAIEKNKACPGCSRLQKDDQFCEDCQKWRLSYPEEFIQHQSCYLYNEALKDWLHNYKIKGDSRLALVFKAKLTEIYQDYSDYVVVPLPISEKSYIARGFNQSELLLEAAKIPYQSLLNNHYEGDKQSQKNRQQRLQSEQPFSCTRSVEGIRKVLLFDDIYTTGRTLLHAKAILYQAGVEKIESLTIAR